A genomic window from Ascaphus truei isolate aAscTru1 chromosome 1, aAscTru1.hap1, whole genome shotgun sequence includes:
- the LOC142468214 gene encoding uncharacterized protein LOC142468214 codes for MNPYSGTYGNVIPQIIHTGKKSFNCSECGKSFNKKSHLVTHQIIHTGLKPYNCSECGKSFSQKSNLVTHQRIHTGLKPYNCSECGESFSQKSGLVTHQRIHTGVKPYNCSECGTSFHDQSSFCRHQRIHTGERSYNCSECGKSFIKKSHLVTHQRIHTGVRLYNCSECGKSFINKWLLVTHQRIHTGVRPYNCSECGKSFKQKSILVTHQRIHTGVIPYNCSECGKSFNQKSNLVTHQRIHTGVKPYDCSECRKSFHGQSSLCVHQRIHTGERPYNCSKCGKSFSRKSHLVRHQTIHTGVTPYNCSECGKSFSKKSHLISGDLGLLCCRCRLHS; via the coding sequence ATGAACCCCTACAGTGGGACATATGGTAATGTTATACCGCAGATAATCCATACAGGGAAGAAATCctttaactgctctgaatgtgggaaaagcttcaataAGAAATctcatcttgttacacaccaaataatccacacagggttgaagccttataactgctctgaatgtgggaaaagcttcagtcagaaatcaaatcttgttacacaccaaagaatccacacagggttgaagccttataactgctctgaatgtggggaaagcttcagtcagaaatcaggtcttgttacacaccaaagaatccacacaggggtgaagccttataactgctctgaatgtgggactaGTTTCCATGATCAATCAAGTTTTTGtagacaccaaagaatccacacaggggagagatcctataactgctctgaatgtgggaaaagcttcattaagaaatcgcatcttgttacacaccaaagaatccataCAGGCGTGAGActttataactgctctgaatgtgggaaaagcttcattaACAAATGGcttcttgttacacaccaaagaatccacacaggcgtgagaccttataactgctctgaatgtgggaaaagcttcaagcAGAAATCaattcttgttacacaccaaagaattcACACAGGGGTGataccctataactgctctgaatgtgggaaaagcttcaatcagaaatcaaatcttgttacacaccaaagaatccacacaggggtgaagccttatGATTGCTCTGAATGTAGGAAAAGTTTCCATGGTCAATCAAGTCTTTgtgtacaccaaagaatccacacaggggagaggccttataactgctctaaatgtgggaaaagcttcagtcggaaatcgcatcttgttagacaccaaacaatccacacaggggtgacaccctataactgctctgaatgtggaaaaAGCTTCAGTAAGAAATCACATCTTATCTCGGGAGATCTCGGACTTCTCTGCTGTCGATGCCGGCTCCATTCTTGA